A genomic stretch from Georgenia muralis includes:
- a CDS encoding LacI family DNA-binding transcriptional regulator — MADDEHEGPERGTDSVPADEARPGPRRGAPTIYDVAQVAGVAPSTVSRTFSRPGRVNSETADRIRKVAAELGYRTNPMARALSTTHTNLIALVVPDITNPVYFEIINGVQDEAAEAGYIVVLVDSRESDRQERDALERALPIVDGIVLGTSRMSDAAIRMIAKQKPMVVINRAVREIPSVVPDNPRGVRRALEHLGELGHTTVTYLAGPEASWADGMRWRGLREASLELSVHVRRIGPLAPTVAGGIAGAKAWLQAPTTGVIAYNDLVAIGFMRAVQARGVRVPEDVSVVGYDNIFAADLVTPSLTTVATPRRALGSAAVRNLVAQMKGAHPRGGPPVVVPVKLMERSSTAAATEQP; from the coding sequence GCGGGGAGCTCCGACGATCTACGACGTCGCCCAGGTCGCCGGGGTGGCGCCGTCGACCGTGTCGCGCACCTTCTCCCGGCCCGGGCGGGTGAACTCCGAGACGGCGGACCGGATCCGCAAGGTCGCCGCCGAGCTGGGCTACCGCACCAACCCGATGGCGCGGGCGCTGTCGACCACCCACACCAACCTCATCGCCCTCGTCGTCCCGGACATCACCAACCCCGTCTACTTCGAGATCATCAACGGCGTCCAGGACGAGGCGGCCGAGGCCGGGTACATCGTCGTCCTCGTGGACTCGCGCGAGTCCGACCGGCAGGAGCGCGACGCGCTCGAACGGGCGCTGCCCATCGTCGACGGCATCGTGCTGGGCACGTCGCGCATGTCCGACGCGGCGATCCGGATGATCGCCAAGCAGAAGCCGATGGTCGTCATCAACCGTGCCGTGCGGGAGATCCCGTCGGTCGTCCCGGACAACCCCCGCGGCGTGCGGCGTGCGCTGGAGCACCTCGGCGAGCTCGGCCACACCACGGTGACCTACCTCGCCGGCCCCGAGGCGTCGTGGGCCGACGGGATGCGCTGGCGCGGGCTGCGCGAGGCGTCCCTGGAGCTCAGCGTGCACGTCCGGCGCATCGGCCCTCTCGCCCCCACGGTCGCCGGCGGCATCGCAGGGGCGAAGGCGTGGCTCCAGGCGCCCACCACCGGGGTGATCGCCTACAACGACCTCGTCGCGATCGGGTTCATGCGCGCGGTCCAGGCGAGGGGTGTCCGGGTGCCCGAGGACGTCTCCGTCGTGGGCTACGACAACATCTTCGCCGCCGACCTCGTCACCCCCTCCCTCACGACGGTGGCGACCCCGCGCCGGGCGCTCGGCTCGGCCGCGGTGCGCAACCTCGTCGCCCAGATGAAGGGCGCCCACCCGCGCGGGGGACCGCCGGTCGTGGTGCCCGTCAAGCTCATGGAGCGGTCGAGCACCGCTGCCGCCACCGAGCAGCCCTGA